The following coding sequences are from one Arachis hypogaea cultivar Tifrunner chromosome 7, arahy.Tifrunner.gnm2.J5K5, whole genome shotgun sequence window:
- the LOC112702820 gene encoding membrane protein of ER body-like protein isoform X4, translating into MEHEQHHCTQHEHKQQEPEVVAEVEELEEEEEEEDGGLERRKFFPKSKDISSISSYSNGGGNGVEHSKGVFSVVNGTDGSHIHKEEEQEEDGENGNHLKNDEADSEAVGLGIVAEIVGAAAAATNGDSGSHKINSVYFDKQQGNEVNGSKNGDHAGLVLPKNHVEEDAVIPNGISDEVNNGYTKTADDKVPTSSSESQATYVTKFDDKETNEKEDPKIKEEIDQLKDYDVEAVLEKQETHDLFCPNCHSCITKRVILKKRKRTVPNLENKAECHNLVDTVISKPVESVAQEVNQGDQPNATTEIVSEEQPDDDYNGEREPEVFRCLSCFSFFIPSGRCFNLFRNVGSAREHVTPQNYTSIPSSESQNLSSIPASNSQNSSNVSTSSKSNWLFSLFTPNKGKITSDASIEHSRTTRTEQHHSTPATSNIQTSSVNGLPEAPVADTASAAKTEPWTENSIKSNTVSGNKRSTDKKLIDSLFQNDLSSVESDSTLPVSFSEHDSVSVAAAATEIHLNGREPAKDSILNSYDGKPKFPDPTTLLTPLLDKSPREVASYSSPRQGTQALVQSIASDVASYNQGSAIDAIIPSKQDPILNGKENNKGGGDVIVVVDQEAVEFTTSWTEDHAPVEAAIIADSHTTSLGEQEMAEIGEPKEWEILKSIVYGGLVESITSLGIVTSAVGSGTAPLNIIALGLANLLGGLVILGNNLWELKDDHSGSGTNQMEINDRYQELLGRRSNFLLHVVVAVLSFLILGSIPIIVYGVLINKNYYTEVKLAAVVTASLLCVILLAIGKVYTKPQPKAYIKTASYYVTMALVASGISYIVGNLVQDLLEKLTHSDSGFAIAMSNADTKTAWMSY; encoded by the exons ATGGAACACGAGCAGCATCATTGTACACAGCATGAACATAAACAACAAGAACCAGAAGTAGTAGCAGAagttgaagaattggaagaagaagaagaagaagaagatggtggttTGGAGAGACGGAAGTTCTTTCCAAAGAGCAAGGATATCTCATCAATTTCTTCTTATTCTAATGGTGGTGGCAATGGTGTTGAGCACAGTAAAGGGGTCTTCTCTGTGGTCAACGGCACAGATGGATCTCATATTCATAAAGAAGAGGaacaagaagaagatggtgagaATGGAAATCATTTGAAGAATGATGAAGCAGATTCTGAAGCTGTTGGGCTCGGGATAGTTGCTGAAATTGTAGGAGCTGCTGCTGCTGCAACAAATGGTGATTCTGGATCCCACAAAATTAACAGTGTTTACTTTGACAAACAACAAG GTAATGAAGTTAATGGATCTAAAAACGGTGACCATGCTGGACTAGTTCTTCCAAAAAATCATGTGGAAGAAGATGCAGTCATTCCCAATGGTATATCCGACGAAGTCAACAATGGATACACAAAAACTGCGGATGACAAAGTCCCTACCAGTTCATCTGAATCACAAGCTACATATGTCACAAAATTTGATGATAAAGAAACTAATGAAAAGGAAGATCCTAAGATCAAAGAAGAAATTGACCAACTGAAAGATTATGATGTTGAAGCTGTATTGGAAAAACAAGAGACACATGACTTGTTTTGTCCTAATTGCCATTCTTGCATTACTAAAAGGGttatcctcaagaaaaggaaaaggactGTTCCTAATTTAGAAAACAAGGCAGAGTGTCATAACTTGGTCGATACAGTTATCTCTAAGCCGGTCGAAAGTGTTGCACAAGAAGTCAACCAAGGAGATCAACCAAATGCAACAACTGAAATTGTTAGTGAAGAGCAACCTGATGATGATTATAATGGTGAAAGAGAACCAGAAGTGTTTAGATGTTTATCATGCTTCAGTTTCTTCATTCCTAGTG GAAGATGCTTCAATCTGTTCCGCAATGTTGGTAGCGCCCGCGAGCATGTTACTCCCCAAAATTATACGAGTATACCTTCGTCCGAGTCGCAAAATCTTTCGAGTATACCTGCATCCAATTCACAAAATTCTTCAAATGTGTCAACAAGCTCCAAATCAAATTGGCTATTCTCTCTATTTACCCCAAATAAAGGGAAAATAACTA GTGATGCTTCCATTGAACATTCTAGAACTACTCGCACCGAGCAGCATCACTCAACGCCGGCCACCTCCAATATACAAACTTCCTCTGTAAATGGTCTTCCAGAAGCTCCAGTTGCGGATACAGCTTCGGCTGCGAAAACTGAACCGTGGACTGAAAATAGCATCAAGTCCAATACTGTATCAGGGAACAAGCGATCGACTGATAAAAAATTGATTGATTCATTGTTTCAGAATGATTTGTCATCTGTAGAATCTG ATAGTACCTTGCCAGTGAGCTTTTCGGAACATGATAGCGTTTCGGTAGCAGCAGCTGCTACTGAAATACATCTTAATGGTAGAGAACCAGCTAAAGATTCCATTCTCAATTCTTATGATGGGAAGCCTAAATTTCCGGATCCTACAACATTGTTGACTCCATTGCTGGATAAGTCACCAAGAGAAGTAGCTAGTTATTCTTCTCCGAGGCAAGGAACACAAGCACTGGTTCAATCGATTGCCAGTGATGTAGCTAGTTACAATCAAGGTTCTGCAATTGATGCTATAATTCCATCAAAACAAGATCCTATATTAAATGGGAAAGAAAATAATAAGG GTGGTGGTGATGTGATAGTAGTTGTTGACCAAGAAGCAGTTGAATTCACAACATCTTGGACAGAAGATCATGCTCCAGTTGAAGCTGCGATTATTGCTGACTCGCATACCACAAGCCTTGGTGAACAAGAAATGGCTGAAATTGGTGAACCGAAAGAATGGGAAATACTCAAAAGTATTGTGTATGGTGGTTTAGTTGAATCAATAACTAGTCTTGGAATTGTGACATCTGCAGTTGGTTCTGGTACTGCCCCGT TGAATATCATTGCACTGGGATTGGCAAATCTGCTTGGTGGACTTGTCATCCTTGGTAACAAT CTTTGGGAATTGAAAGATGATCACTCCGGATCCGGAACAAACCAAATGGAGATAAACGATCGATATCAAGAACTACTCGGACGTAGATCAAACTTCTTGCTTCATGTTGTAGTGGCTGTTCTATCATTCCTAATCCTTGGTTCTATCCCCATCATCGTCTATGGTGTCCTGATCAACAAGAACTACTATACCGAAGTGAAGCTCGCGGCAGTTGTAACCGCTTCGCTTCTATGCGTGATTCTTCTTGCCATTGGCAAAGTTTACACCAAACCACAACCAAAAGCCTACATTAAAACTGCATCATACTATGTTACTATGGCGCTTGTGGCCTCAGGGATTTCTTACATAGTAGGCAACCTAGTCCAGGATCTACTGGAGAAACTCACTCACTCAGATTCAGGTTTTGCAATTGCCATGTCAAATGCAGATACTAAAACAGCATGGATGTCTTACTGA
- the LOC112702820 gene encoding membrane protein of ER body-like protein isoform X1, which produces MEHEQHHCTQHEHKQQEPEVVAEVEELEEEEEEEDGGLERRKFFPKSKDISSISSYSNGGGNGVEHSKGVFSVVNGTDGSHIHKEEEQEEDGENGNHLKNDEADSEAVGLGIVAEIVGAAAAATNGDSGSHKINSVYFDKQQGMWKCHHCTWTKWFDSPWTVPISNLNEYPDLLMNLKTLTGHGLGFDCETKGNEVNGSKNGDHAGLVLPKNHVEEDAVIPNGISDEVNNGYTKTADDKVPTSSSESQATYVTKFDDKETNEKEDPKIKEEIDQLKDYDVEAVLEKQETHDLFCPNCHSCITKRVILKKRKRTVPNLENKAECHNLVDTVISKPVESVAQEVNQGDQPNATTEIVSEEQPDDDYNGEREPEVFRCLSCFSFFIPSGRCFNLFRNVGSAREHVTPQNYTSIPSSESQNLSSIPASNSQNSSNVSTSSKSNWLFSLFTPNKGKITSDASIEHSRTTRTEQHHSTPATSNIQTSSVNGLPEAPVADTASAAKTEPWTENSIKSNTVSGNKRSTDKKLIDSLFQNDLSSVESADSTLPVSFSEHDSVSVAAAATEIHLNGREPAKDSILNSYDGKPKFPDPTTLLTPLLDKSPREVASYSSPRQGTQALVQSIASDVASYNQGSAIDAIIPSKQDPILNGKENNKGGGDVIVVVDQEAVEFTTSWTEDHAPVEAAIIADSHTTSLGEQEMAEIGEPKEWEILKSIVYGGLVESITSLGIVTSAVGSGTAPLNIIALGLANLLGGLVILGNNLWELKDDHSGSGTNQMEINDRYQELLGRRSNFLLHVVVAVLSFLILGSIPIIVYGVLINKNYYTEVKLAAVVTASLLCVILLAIGKVYTKPQPKAYIKTASYYVTMALVASGISYIVGNLVQDLLEKLTHSDSGFAIAMSNADTKTAWMSY; this is translated from the exons ATGGAACACGAGCAGCATCATTGTACACAGCATGAACATAAACAACAAGAACCAGAAGTAGTAGCAGAagttgaagaattggaagaagaagaagaagaagaagatggtggttTGGAGAGACGGAAGTTCTTTCCAAAGAGCAAGGATATCTCATCAATTTCTTCTTATTCTAATGGTGGTGGCAATGGTGTTGAGCACAGTAAAGGGGTCTTCTCTGTGGTCAACGGCACAGATGGATCTCATATTCATAAAGAAGAGGaacaagaagaagatggtgagaATGGAAATCATTTGAAGAATGATGAAGCAGATTCTGAAGCTGTTGGGCTCGGGATAGTTGCTGAAATTGTAGGAGCTGCTGCTGCTGCAACAAATGGTGATTCTGGATCCCACAAAATTAACAGTGTTTACTTTGACAAACAACAAG GAATGTGGAAATGCCACCACTGTACATGGACCAAGTGGTTCGACAGTCCTTGGACTGTGCCTATTTCCAACCTTAATGAGTACCCTGACTTGCTGATGAATCTCAAAACTTTGACTGGACATGGACTAGGTTTTGATTGTGAAACTAAAG GTAATGAAGTTAATGGATCTAAAAACGGTGACCATGCTGGACTAGTTCTTCCAAAAAATCATGTGGAAGAAGATGCAGTCATTCCCAATGGTATATCCGACGAAGTCAACAATGGATACACAAAAACTGCGGATGACAAAGTCCCTACCAGTTCATCTGAATCACAAGCTACATATGTCACAAAATTTGATGATAAAGAAACTAATGAAAAGGAAGATCCTAAGATCAAAGAAGAAATTGACCAACTGAAAGATTATGATGTTGAAGCTGTATTGGAAAAACAAGAGACACATGACTTGTTTTGTCCTAATTGCCATTCTTGCATTACTAAAAGGGttatcctcaagaaaaggaaaaggactGTTCCTAATTTAGAAAACAAGGCAGAGTGTCATAACTTGGTCGATACAGTTATCTCTAAGCCGGTCGAAAGTGTTGCACAAGAAGTCAACCAAGGAGATCAACCAAATGCAACAACTGAAATTGTTAGTGAAGAGCAACCTGATGATGATTATAATGGTGAAAGAGAACCAGAAGTGTTTAGATGTTTATCATGCTTCAGTTTCTTCATTCCTAGTG GAAGATGCTTCAATCTGTTCCGCAATGTTGGTAGCGCCCGCGAGCATGTTACTCCCCAAAATTATACGAGTATACCTTCGTCCGAGTCGCAAAATCTTTCGAGTATACCTGCATCCAATTCACAAAATTCTTCAAATGTGTCAACAAGCTCCAAATCAAATTGGCTATTCTCTCTATTTACCCCAAATAAAGGGAAAATAACTA GTGATGCTTCCATTGAACATTCTAGAACTACTCGCACCGAGCAGCATCACTCAACGCCGGCCACCTCCAATATACAAACTTCCTCTGTAAATGGTCTTCCAGAAGCTCCAGTTGCGGATACAGCTTCGGCTGCGAAAACTGAACCGTGGACTGAAAATAGCATCAAGTCCAATACTGTATCAGGGAACAAGCGATCGACTGATAAAAAATTGATTGATTCATTGTTTCAGAATGATTTGTCATCTGTAGAATCTG CAGATAGTACCTTGCCAGTGAGCTTTTCGGAACATGATAGCGTTTCGGTAGCAGCAGCTGCTACTGAAATACATCTTAATGGTAGAGAACCAGCTAAAGATTCCATTCTCAATTCTTATGATGGGAAGCCTAAATTTCCGGATCCTACAACATTGTTGACTCCATTGCTGGATAAGTCACCAAGAGAAGTAGCTAGTTATTCTTCTCCGAGGCAAGGAACACAAGCACTGGTTCAATCGATTGCCAGTGATGTAGCTAGTTACAATCAAGGTTCTGCAATTGATGCTATAATTCCATCAAAACAAGATCCTATATTAAATGGGAAAGAAAATAATAAGG GTGGTGGTGATGTGATAGTAGTTGTTGACCAAGAAGCAGTTGAATTCACAACATCTTGGACAGAAGATCATGCTCCAGTTGAAGCTGCGATTATTGCTGACTCGCATACCACAAGCCTTGGTGAACAAGAAATGGCTGAAATTGGTGAACCGAAAGAATGGGAAATACTCAAAAGTATTGTGTATGGTGGTTTAGTTGAATCAATAACTAGTCTTGGAATTGTGACATCTGCAGTTGGTTCTGGTACTGCCCCGT TGAATATCATTGCACTGGGATTGGCAAATCTGCTTGGTGGACTTGTCATCCTTGGTAACAAT CTTTGGGAATTGAAAGATGATCACTCCGGATCCGGAACAAACCAAATGGAGATAAACGATCGATATCAAGAACTACTCGGACGTAGATCAAACTTCTTGCTTCATGTTGTAGTGGCTGTTCTATCATTCCTAATCCTTGGTTCTATCCCCATCATCGTCTATGGTGTCCTGATCAACAAGAACTACTATACCGAAGTGAAGCTCGCGGCAGTTGTAACCGCTTCGCTTCTATGCGTGATTCTTCTTGCCATTGGCAAAGTTTACACCAAACCACAACCAAAAGCCTACATTAAAACTGCATCATACTATGTTACTATGGCGCTTGTGGCCTCAGGGATTTCTTACATAGTAGGCAACCTAGTCCAGGATCTACTGGAGAAACTCACTCACTCAGATTCAGGTTTTGCAATTGCCATGTCAAATGCAGATACTAAAACAGCATGGATGTCTTACTGA
- the LOC112702820 gene encoding membrane protein of ER body-like protein isoform X3 → MEHEQHHCTQHEHKQQEPEVVAEVEELEEEEEEEDGGLERRKFFPKSKDISSISSYSNGGGNGVEHSKGVFSVVNGTDGSHIHKEEEQEEDGENGNHLKNDEADSEAVGLGIVAEIVGAAAAATNGDSGSHKINSVYFDKQQGNEVNGSKNGDHAGLVLPKNHVEEDAVIPNGISDEVNNGYTKTADDKVPTSSSESQATYVTKFDDKETNEKEDPKIKEEIDQLKDYDVEAVLEKQETHDLFCPNCHSCITKRVILKKRKRTVPNLENKAECHNLVDTVISKPVESVAQEVNQGDQPNATTEIVSEEQPDDDYNGEREPEVFRCLSCFSFFIPSGRCFNLFRNVGSAREHVTPQNYTSIPSSESQNLSSIPASNSQNSSNVSTSSKSNWLFSLFTPNKGKITSDASIEHSRTTRTEQHHSTPATSNIQTSSVNGLPEAPVADTASAAKTEPWTENSIKSNTVSGNKRSTDKKLIDSLFQNDLSSVESADSTLPVSFSEHDSVSVAAAATEIHLNGREPAKDSILNSYDGKPKFPDPTTLLTPLLDKSPREVASYSSPRQGTQALVQSIASDVASYNQGSAIDAIIPSKQDPILNGKENNKGGGDVIVVVDQEAVEFTTSWTEDHAPVEAAIIADSHTTSLGEQEMAEIGEPKEWEILKSIVYGGLVESITSLGIVTSAVGSGTAPLNIIALGLANLLGGLVILGNNLWELKDDHSGSGTNQMEINDRYQELLGRRSNFLLHVVVAVLSFLILGSIPIIVYGVLINKNYYTEVKLAAVVTASLLCVILLAIGKVYTKPQPKAYIKTASYYVTMALVASGISYIVGNLVQDLLEKLTHSDSGFAIAMSNADTKTAWMSY, encoded by the exons ATGGAACACGAGCAGCATCATTGTACACAGCATGAACATAAACAACAAGAACCAGAAGTAGTAGCAGAagttgaagaattggaagaagaagaagaagaagaagatggtggttTGGAGAGACGGAAGTTCTTTCCAAAGAGCAAGGATATCTCATCAATTTCTTCTTATTCTAATGGTGGTGGCAATGGTGTTGAGCACAGTAAAGGGGTCTTCTCTGTGGTCAACGGCACAGATGGATCTCATATTCATAAAGAAGAGGaacaagaagaagatggtgagaATGGAAATCATTTGAAGAATGATGAAGCAGATTCTGAAGCTGTTGGGCTCGGGATAGTTGCTGAAATTGTAGGAGCTGCTGCTGCTGCAACAAATGGTGATTCTGGATCCCACAAAATTAACAGTGTTTACTTTGACAAACAACAAG GTAATGAAGTTAATGGATCTAAAAACGGTGACCATGCTGGACTAGTTCTTCCAAAAAATCATGTGGAAGAAGATGCAGTCATTCCCAATGGTATATCCGACGAAGTCAACAATGGATACACAAAAACTGCGGATGACAAAGTCCCTACCAGTTCATCTGAATCACAAGCTACATATGTCACAAAATTTGATGATAAAGAAACTAATGAAAAGGAAGATCCTAAGATCAAAGAAGAAATTGACCAACTGAAAGATTATGATGTTGAAGCTGTATTGGAAAAACAAGAGACACATGACTTGTTTTGTCCTAATTGCCATTCTTGCATTACTAAAAGGGttatcctcaagaaaaggaaaaggactGTTCCTAATTTAGAAAACAAGGCAGAGTGTCATAACTTGGTCGATACAGTTATCTCTAAGCCGGTCGAAAGTGTTGCACAAGAAGTCAACCAAGGAGATCAACCAAATGCAACAACTGAAATTGTTAGTGAAGAGCAACCTGATGATGATTATAATGGTGAAAGAGAACCAGAAGTGTTTAGATGTTTATCATGCTTCAGTTTCTTCATTCCTAGTG GAAGATGCTTCAATCTGTTCCGCAATGTTGGTAGCGCCCGCGAGCATGTTACTCCCCAAAATTATACGAGTATACCTTCGTCCGAGTCGCAAAATCTTTCGAGTATACCTGCATCCAATTCACAAAATTCTTCAAATGTGTCAACAAGCTCCAAATCAAATTGGCTATTCTCTCTATTTACCCCAAATAAAGGGAAAATAACTA GTGATGCTTCCATTGAACATTCTAGAACTACTCGCACCGAGCAGCATCACTCAACGCCGGCCACCTCCAATATACAAACTTCCTCTGTAAATGGTCTTCCAGAAGCTCCAGTTGCGGATACAGCTTCGGCTGCGAAAACTGAACCGTGGACTGAAAATAGCATCAAGTCCAATACTGTATCAGGGAACAAGCGATCGACTGATAAAAAATTGATTGATTCATTGTTTCAGAATGATTTGTCATCTGTAGAATCTG CAGATAGTACCTTGCCAGTGAGCTTTTCGGAACATGATAGCGTTTCGGTAGCAGCAGCTGCTACTGAAATACATCTTAATGGTAGAGAACCAGCTAAAGATTCCATTCTCAATTCTTATGATGGGAAGCCTAAATTTCCGGATCCTACAACATTGTTGACTCCATTGCTGGATAAGTCACCAAGAGAAGTAGCTAGTTATTCTTCTCCGAGGCAAGGAACACAAGCACTGGTTCAATCGATTGCCAGTGATGTAGCTAGTTACAATCAAGGTTCTGCAATTGATGCTATAATTCCATCAAAACAAGATCCTATATTAAATGGGAAAGAAAATAATAAGG GTGGTGGTGATGTGATAGTAGTTGTTGACCAAGAAGCAGTTGAATTCACAACATCTTGGACAGAAGATCATGCTCCAGTTGAAGCTGCGATTATTGCTGACTCGCATACCACAAGCCTTGGTGAACAAGAAATGGCTGAAATTGGTGAACCGAAAGAATGGGAAATACTCAAAAGTATTGTGTATGGTGGTTTAGTTGAATCAATAACTAGTCTTGGAATTGTGACATCTGCAGTTGGTTCTGGTACTGCCCCGT TGAATATCATTGCACTGGGATTGGCAAATCTGCTTGGTGGACTTGTCATCCTTGGTAACAAT CTTTGGGAATTGAAAGATGATCACTCCGGATCCGGAACAAACCAAATGGAGATAAACGATCGATATCAAGAACTACTCGGACGTAGATCAAACTTCTTGCTTCATGTTGTAGTGGCTGTTCTATCATTCCTAATCCTTGGTTCTATCCCCATCATCGTCTATGGTGTCCTGATCAACAAGAACTACTATACCGAAGTGAAGCTCGCGGCAGTTGTAACCGCTTCGCTTCTATGCGTGATTCTTCTTGCCATTGGCAAAGTTTACACCAAACCACAACCAAAAGCCTACATTAAAACTGCATCATACTATGTTACTATGGCGCTTGTGGCCTCAGGGATTTCTTACATAGTAGGCAACCTAGTCCAGGATCTACTGGAGAAACTCACTCACTCAGATTCAGGTTTTGCAATTGCCATGTCAAATGCAGATACTAAAACAGCATGGATGTCTTACTGA
- the LOC112702820 gene encoding membrane protein of ER body-like protein isoform X2, translating into MEHEQHHCTQHEHKQQEPEVVAEVEELEEEEEEEDGGLERRKFFPKSKDISSISSYSNGGGNGVEHSKGVFSVVNGTDGSHIHKEEEQEEDGENGNHLKNDEADSEAVGLGIVAEIVGAAAAATNGDSGSHKINSVYFDKQQGMWKCHHCTWTKWFDSPWTVPISNLNEYPDLLMNLKTLTGHGLGFDCETKGNEVNGSKNGDHAGLVLPKNHVEEDAVIPNGISDEVNNGYTKTADDKVPTSSSESQATYVTKFDDKETNEKEDPKIKEEIDQLKDYDVEAVLEKQETHDLFCPNCHSCITKRVILKKRKRTVPNLENKAECHNLVDTVISKPVESVAQEVNQGDQPNATTEIVSEEQPDDDYNGEREPEVFRCLSCFSFFIPSGRCFNLFRNVGSAREHVTPQNYTSIPSSESQNLSSIPASNSQNSSNVSTSSKSNWLFSLFTPNKGKITSDASIEHSRTTRTEQHHSTPATSNIQTSSVNGLPEAPVADTASAAKTEPWTENSIKSNTVSGNKRSTDKKLIDSLFQNDLSSVESDSTLPVSFSEHDSVSVAAAATEIHLNGREPAKDSILNSYDGKPKFPDPTTLLTPLLDKSPREVASYSSPRQGTQALVQSIASDVASYNQGSAIDAIIPSKQDPILNGKENNKGGGDVIVVVDQEAVEFTTSWTEDHAPVEAAIIADSHTTSLGEQEMAEIGEPKEWEILKSIVYGGLVESITSLGIVTSAVGSGTAPLNIIALGLANLLGGLVILGNNLWELKDDHSGSGTNQMEINDRYQELLGRRSNFLLHVVVAVLSFLILGSIPIIVYGVLINKNYYTEVKLAAVVTASLLCVILLAIGKVYTKPQPKAYIKTASYYVTMALVASGISYIVGNLVQDLLEKLTHSDSGFAIAMSNADTKTAWMSY; encoded by the exons ATGGAACACGAGCAGCATCATTGTACACAGCATGAACATAAACAACAAGAACCAGAAGTAGTAGCAGAagttgaagaattggaagaagaagaagaagaagaagatggtggttTGGAGAGACGGAAGTTCTTTCCAAAGAGCAAGGATATCTCATCAATTTCTTCTTATTCTAATGGTGGTGGCAATGGTGTTGAGCACAGTAAAGGGGTCTTCTCTGTGGTCAACGGCACAGATGGATCTCATATTCATAAAGAAGAGGaacaagaagaagatggtgagaATGGAAATCATTTGAAGAATGATGAAGCAGATTCTGAAGCTGTTGGGCTCGGGATAGTTGCTGAAATTGTAGGAGCTGCTGCTGCTGCAACAAATGGTGATTCTGGATCCCACAAAATTAACAGTGTTTACTTTGACAAACAACAAG GAATGTGGAAATGCCACCACTGTACATGGACCAAGTGGTTCGACAGTCCTTGGACTGTGCCTATTTCCAACCTTAATGAGTACCCTGACTTGCTGATGAATCTCAAAACTTTGACTGGACATGGACTAGGTTTTGATTGTGAAACTAAAG GTAATGAAGTTAATGGATCTAAAAACGGTGACCATGCTGGACTAGTTCTTCCAAAAAATCATGTGGAAGAAGATGCAGTCATTCCCAATGGTATATCCGACGAAGTCAACAATGGATACACAAAAACTGCGGATGACAAAGTCCCTACCAGTTCATCTGAATCACAAGCTACATATGTCACAAAATTTGATGATAAAGAAACTAATGAAAAGGAAGATCCTAAGATCAAAGAAGAAATTGACCAACTGAAAGATTATGATGTTGAAGCTGTATTGGAAAAACAAGAGACACATGACTTGTTTTGTCCTAATTGCCATTCTTGCATTACTAAAAGGGttatcctcaagaaaaggaaaaggactGTTCCTAATTTAGAAAACAAGGCAGAGTGTCATAACTTGGTCGATACAGTTATCTCTAAGCCGGTCGAAAGTGTTGCACAAGAAGTCAACCAAGGAGATCAACCAAATGCAACAACTGAAATTGTTAGTGAAGAGCAACCTGATGATGATTATAATGGTGAAAGAGAACCAGAAGTGTTTAGATGTTTATCATGCTTCAGTTTCTTCATTCCTAGTG GAAGATGCTTCAATCTGTTCCGCAATGTTGGTAGCGCCCGCGAGCATGTTACTCCCCAAAATTATACGAGTATACCTTCGTCCGAGTCGCAAAATCTTTCGAGTATACCTGCATCCAATTCACAAAATTCTTCAAATGTGTCAACAAGCTCCAAATCAAATTGGCTATTCTCTCTATTTACCCCAAATAAAGGGAAAATAACTA GTGATGCTTCCATTGAACATTCTAGAACTACTCGCACCGAGCAGCATCACTCAACGCCGGCCACCTCCAATATACAAACTTCCTCTGTAAATGGTCTTCCAGAAGCTCCAGTTGCGGATACAGCTTCGGCTGCGAAAACTGAACCGTGGACTGAAAATAGCATCAAGTCCAATACTGTATCAGGGAACAAGCGATCGACTGATAAAAAATTGATTGATTCATTGTTTCAGAATGATTTGTCATCTGTAGAATCTG ATAGTACCTTGCCAGTGAGCTTTTCGGAACATGATAGCGTTTCGGTAGCAGCAGCTGCTACTGAAATACATCTTAATGGTAGAGAACCAGCTAAAGATTCCATTCTCAATTCTTATGATGGGAAGCCTAAATTTCCGGATCCTACAACATTGTTGACTCCATTGCTGGATAAGTCACCAAGAGAAGTAGCTAGTTATTCTTCTCCGAGGCAAGGAACACAAGCACTGGTTCAATCGATTGCCAGTGATGTAGCTAGTTACAATCAAGGTTCTGCAATTGATGCTATAATTCCATCAAAACAAGATCCTATATTAAATGGGAAAGAAAATAATAAGG GTGGTGGTGATGTGATAGTAGTTGTTGACCAAGAAGCAGTTGAATTCACAACATCTTGGACAGAAGATCATGCTCCAGTTGAAGCTGCGATTATTGCTGACTCGCATACCACAAGCCTTGGTGAACAAGAAATGGCTGAAATTGGTGAACCGAAAGAATGGGAAATACTCAAAAGTATTGTGTATGGTGGTTTAGTTGAATCAATAACTAGTCTTGGAATTGTGACATCTGCAGTTGGTTCTGGTACTGCCCCGT TGAATATCATTGCACTGGGATTGGCAAATCTGCTTGGTGGACTTGTCATCCTTGGTAACAAT CTTTGGGAATTGAAAGATGATCACTCCGGATCCGGAACAAACCAAATGGAGATAAACGATCGATATCAAGAACTACTCGGACGTAGATCAAACTTCTTGCTTCATGTTGTAGTGGCTGTTCTATCATTCCTAATCCTTGGTTCTATCCCCATCATCGTCTATGGTGTCCTGATCAACAAGAACTACTATACCGAAGTGAAGCTCGCGGCAGTTGTAACCGCTTCGCTTCTATGCGTGATTCTTCTTGCCATTGGCAAAGTTTACACCAAACCACAACCAAAAGCCTACATTAAAACTGCATCATACTATGTTACTATGGCGCTTGTGGCCTCAGGGATTTCTTACATAGTAGGCAACCTAGTCCAGGATCTACTGGAGAAACTCACTCACTCAGATTCAGGTTTTGCAATTGCCATGTCAAATGCAGATACTAAAACAGCATGGATGTCTTACTGA